The Anaerolineae bacterium genome includes the window GCCTCGGTTTTGGTCGTTTAAACATCAAAAATTACTCATAAGGAGTCCCTGAAAAATGCCTCAGTCCAAAACAACCTGGATCATCCTGGCTTTATTGCTGACGGCCCTGACCCTGGCCGCATGTGGCGGCGCTCAAGCCCCTGTTTCGGCGGCCGGTGTTACTGCACCCGCCAAGTTGAATTTGCCGGTTAATGTAGACGCGGCCACGGTTGAAAACGTGCGGAACCGGGCTGATGTGGTGATTATTGACGTGCGCGAAGATGTTGAGTACGCCGGCGGCCATA containing:
- a CDS encoding rhodanese-like domain-containing protein, yielding MPQSKTTWIILALLLTALTLAACGGAQAPVSAAGVTAPAKLNLPVNVDAATVENVRNRADVVIIDVREDVEYAGGHIPGAVLIPLAQIPQRLAEIPQDKTVIAVCRSGNRSIQVTYFLQQQGFTNVHNMAGGMRAWSRAGYELEK